The following coding sequences lie in one Liolophura sinensis isolate JHLJ2023 chromosome 4, CUHK_Ljap_v2, whole genome shotgun sequence genomic window:
- the LOC135464847 gene encoding uncharacterized protein LOC135464847 gives MAGWKNGVAAQIKAQSVNAHFTHCHGHALSLAVKDTTSGYKLLRDAMDTTREICKLIKLSPKRQEKLEQLKAEMQLDTPGLKVLCPTRWTIRAESYKRILENYDALQLEWDECLEGKLDSEMRARIIGVKAQMESFDYFFALNLGQRIYSHTDNLSKTLQQGKLSAVDGQRNAELVASVLQNMRTDDNFSAFYAAVNSKATEHEIAKPSLPRNRSAPRRFEVGEGEATFPRTCEDRYRRIYFEAIDLSVNAIKSRFEQPGFKAYAEMESLLMNCLNGEDYAAELAFVEREYSGHIDLFQFESQLTLFKAMLPNETYACFRDIYSAYIQLSLGKKFLVSEVEVLMRLILVNPATDAVGERSFSTARRLKSWLRSSMNQCRLNNLAILTVHKERTDAIDLVSVANQFSSLNENRVATFGTFKKEDFDRAH, from the coding sequence ATGGCCGGGTGGAAAAATGGTGTGGCTGCTCAAATCAAGGCTCAATCAGTGAATGCACATTTCACTCACTGTCATGGGCACGCACTTAGTTTGGCCGTAAAGGATACAACTAGTGGCTACAAGCTGCTACGCGATGCCATGGACACAACCAGAGAAATCTGTAAACTAATAAAGCTTTCTCCTAAACGCCAggaaaaactggaacaactcAAGGCCGAGATGCAACTGGACACACCTGGGCTCAAAGTTTTGTGTCCAACTAGATGGACAATCCGAGCTGAAAGTTACAAACGCATCCTAGAAAACTATGATGCGCTTCAGTTAGAATGGGATGAATGTTTGGAGGGCAAACTAGATTCTGAAATGCGAGCCAGAATAATAGGCGTGAAGGCTCAAATGGAgagttttgattatttttttgcattgaACTTGGGACAGAGGATATACAGTCATACTGACAATTTGTCCAAAACGTTGCAGCAGGGCAAACTCTCGGCAGTAGATGGTCAGCGTAACGCAGAGCTTGTCGCTAGTGTTCTACAGAATATGAGAACTGATGACAATTTCAGCGCATTCTACGCTGCTGTCAACAGCAAAGCTACTGAGCACGAAATAGCTAAACCATCGCTACCAAGAAACCGGTCGGCCCCACGTAGATTTGAAGTTGGTGAAGGCGAAGCAACGTTTCCCAGAACATGCGAAGATCGATACCGCAGGATATATTTTGAAGCGATTGACCTCTCTGTTAATGCTATCAAAAGCCGCTTTGAGCAGCCAGGGTTCAAGGCCTATGCAGAGATGGAGAGTCTGCTCATGAATTGCCTAAACGGAGAGGACTATGCGGCAGAGTTGGCTTTCGTTGAGAGAGAGTATAGTGGCCATATTGACCTCTTCCAATTTGAGTCCCAGCTGACACTGTTCAAGGCAATGTTGCCAAATGAGACTTACGCCTGTTTTCGAGATATCTACTCAGCTTATATTCAACTCAGCCTGGGGAAAAAATTTTTGGTTTCAGAAGTTGAAGTTTTGATGAGACTCATTTTGGTCAATCCAGCCACCGATGCTGTGGGTGAAAGATCCTTTTCTACAGCCCGTCGCTTAAAGAGCTGGCTTAGATCGTCAATGAACCAGTGTCGATTGAACAATTTGGCAATTCTGACTGTCCACAAGGAGCGCACTGATGCCATAGATTTAGTATCCGTAGCTAATCAGTTCAGCTCCTTAAATGAGAATCGAGTAGCCACTTTTGGAACCTTCAAAAAGGAAGACTTTGACAGAGCTCATTAG
- the LOC135464848 gene encoding uncharacterized protein LOC135464848, whose protein sequence is MAGWKNGVAAQIKAQSVNAHFTHCHGHALSLAVKDTTSGYKLLRDAMDTTREICKLIKLSPKRQEKLEQLKAEMQLDTPGLKVLCPTRWTIRAESYKRILENYDALQLEWDECLEGKLDSEMRARIIGVKAQMESFDYFFALNLGQRIYSHTDNLSKTLQQGKLSAVDGQRNAELVASVLQNMRTDDNFSAFYAAVNSKATEHEIAKPSLPRNRSAPRRFEVGEGEATFPRTCEDRYRRIYFEAIDLSVNAIKSRFEQPGFKAYAEMESLLMNCLNGEDYAAELAFVEREYSGHIDLFQFESQLTLFKAMLPNETYACFRDIYSAYIQLSLGKKFLVSEVEVLMRLILVNPATDAVGERSFSTARRLKSWLRSSMNQCRLNNLAILTVHKERTDAIDLVSVANQFSSLNENRVATFGTFKKEDFDRAH, encoded by the coding sequence ATGGCCGGGTGGAAAAATGGTGTGGCTGCTCAAATCAAGGCTCAATCAGTGAATGCACATTTCACTCACTGTCATGGACACGCACTTAGTTTGGCCGTAAAGGATACAACTAGTGGCTACAAGCTGCTACGCGATGCCATGGACACAACCAGAGAAATCTGTAAACTAATAAAGCTTTCTCCTAAACGCCAggaaaaactggaacaactcAAGGCCGAGATGCAACTGGACACACCTGGGCTCAAAGTTTTGTGTCCAACTAGATGGACAATCCGAGCTGAAAGTTACAAACGCATCCTAGAAAACTATGATGCGCTTCAGTTAGAATGGGATGAATGTTTGGAGGGCAAACTAGATTCTGAAATGCGAGCCAGAATAATAGGCGTGAAGGCTCAAATGGAgagttttgattatttttttgcattgaACTTGGGACAGAGGATATACAGTCATACTGACAATTTGTCCAAAACGTTGCAGCAGGGCAAACTCTCGGCAGTAGATGGTCAGCGTAACGCAGAGCTTGTCGCTAGTGTTCTACAGAATATGAGAACTGATGACAATTTCAGCGCATTCTACGCTGCTGTCAACAGCAAAGCTACTGAGCACGAAATAGCTAAACCATCGCTACCAAGAAACCGGTCGGCCCCACGTAGATTTGAAGTTGGTGAAGGCGAAGCAACGTTTCCCAGAACATGCGAAGATCGATACCGCAGGATATATTTTGAAGCGATTGACCTCTCTGTTAATGCTATCAAAAGCCGCTTTGAGCAGCCAGGGTTCAAGGCCTATGCAGAGATGGAGAGTCTGCTCATGAATTGCCTAAACGGAGAGGACTATGCGGCAGAGTTGGCTTTCGTTGAGAGAGAGTATAGTGGCCATATTGACCTCTTCCAATTTGAGTCCCAGCTGACACTGTTCAAGGCAATGTTGCCAAATGAGACTTACGCCTGTTTTCGAGATATCTACTCAGCTTATATTCAACTCAGCCTGGGGAAAAAATTTTTGGTTTCAGAAGTTGAAGTTTTGATGAGACTCATTTTGGTCAATCCAGCCACCGATGCTGTGGGTGAAAGATCCTTTTCTACAGCCCGTCGCTTAAAGAGCTGGCTTAGATCGTCAATGAACCAGTGTCGATTGAACAATTTGGCAATTCTGACTGTCCACAAGGAGCGCACTGATGCCATAGATTTAGTATCCGTAGCTAATCAGTTCAGCTCCTTAAATGAGAATCGAGTAGCCACTTTTGGAACCTTCAAAAAGGAAGACTTTGACAGAGCTCATTAG